Proteins encoded by one window of Channa argus isolate prfri chromosome 13, Channa argus male v1.0, whole genome shotgun sequence:
- the spo11 gene encoding meiotic recombination protein SPO11 isoform X2, which produces MGSHGAEFFLEVDKLRVQLLNNAEATTACQRVGVEVSQDILTRIENVILGIVSSLSRDKAPVLAVPNRSSWANVSFDSEVGLQMSSGSSVTTIRSDCPSSVTKFAQILKVLSVIYTLVQSNSYATKRDIYYNNTQLFGSQNTVDVIVDDISCMLKISRRSLHVLATSKGLISGDLRYIEEDGTRINCHSSSTAVPVSSNIGGIRNIVSSAKFVLIVEKDATFQRLLDAEFCTKLSPCIIITGKGVPDVNSRLMVRKLWDTLHIPVFALVDADPHGIEIMCIYKYGSVAMSFEAHSLTVPSVMWLGLLPSDIQRLRVPEDTLIPLTKRDESKLNSLLKRPYFPSQPDWQKEVELMRQSKVKAELQSLAAISPDFLTSVYLPNKLRYGGWV; this is translated from the exons ATGGGGTCTCACGGAGCAGAATTCTTTTTAGAAGTTGACAAGCTCCGTGTTCAATTACTGAACAACGCCGAAGCAACGACAGCCTGCCAGCGTGTAGGAGTAGAAGTCAGTCA GGATATTTTGACCCGCATTGAAAACGTAATCCTAGGAATAGTAAGCAGTCTGTCCAGAGATAAGGCCCCTGTGCTGGCAGTACCCAACAGATCCAGCTGGGCTAACGTCAG TTTTGACAGTGAAGTTGGGCTTCAAATGAGTTCAGGAAGTTCTGTCACCACCATTAGAAGTGACTGCCCTTCATCTGTCACAAAATTTG ctCAAATTCTCAAGGTTCTCTCAGTCATCTACACACTTGTGCAGAGCAACTCATATGCTACAAAAAG GGACATCTATTATAATAATACACAGCTGTTTGGGTCACAAAACACTGTTGATGTTATAGTAGATGATATCTCCTGCATGTTGAAGATTTCACGCAGATCACTTCACGTG TTAGCCACGTCCAAGGGATTAATCTCAGGTGATCTGCGCTACATAGAGGAGGACGGCACTAGAATTAACTGCCATTCTAGTTCAACT GCTGTTCCAGTTTCATCAAACATTGGTGGGATTAGAA ATATTGTATCATCTGCAAAGTTTGTGTTGATAGTTGAGAAGGATGCAACGTTCCAGAGACTGCTGGATGCTGAGTTCTGCACAAAGCTCTCTCCCTGCATCATAATCACG GGTAAAGGCGTGCCAGATGTGAACAGCAGGTTGATGGTGAGAAAGCTTTGGGACACGCTGCACATTCCCGTCTTTGCTCTGGTCGATGCTGACCCTCATG GCATTGAGATCATGTGTATTTACAAGTACGGATCCGTG GCCATGTCATTTGAGGCCCACAGCTTGACCGTCCCCAGCGTTATGTGGCTGGGCCTCCTCCCCTCTGACATCCAGAG GTTGCGGGTTCCTGAAGACACTCTGATCCCTCTCACCAAGAGAGATGAAAGCAAACTCAACAGTCTCCTCAAAAGGCCCTACTTCCCCAGCCAACCTGACTGGCAGAAAGAG GTGGAACTGATGCGGCAGTCAAAGGTCAAGGCTGAACTACAGTCGTTGGCAGCTATATCTCCTGATTTTCTTACCAGTGTCTACTTACCCAACAAGCTACGGTATGGAGGCTGGGTATGA
- the spo11 gene encoding meiotic recombination protein SPO11 isoform X1 produces MGSHGAEFFLEVDKLRVQLLNNAEATTACQRVGVEVSHRDILTRIENVILGIVSSLSRDKAPVLAVPNRSSWANVSFDSEVGLQMSSGSSVTTIRSDCPSSVTKFAQILKVLSVIYTLVQSNSYATKRDIYYNNTQLFGSQNTVDVIVDDISCMLKISRRSLHVLATSKGLISGDLRYIEEDGTRINCHSSSTAVPVSSNIGGIRNIVSSAKFVLIVEKDATFQRLLDAEFCTKLSPCIIITGKGVPDVNSRLMVRKLWDTLHIPVFALVDADPHGIEIMCIYKYGSVAMSFEAHSLTVPSVMWLGLLPSDIQRLRVPEDTLIPLTKRDESKLNSLLKRPYFPSQPDWQKEVELMRQSKVKAELQSLAAISPDFLTSVYLPNKLRYGGWV; encoded by the exons ATGGGGTCTCACGGAGCAGAATTCTTTTTAGAAGTTGACAAGCTCCGTGTTCAATTACTGAACAACGCCGAAGCAACGACAGCCTGCCAGCGTGTAGGAGTAGAAGTCAGTCA CAGGGATATTTTGACCCGCATTGAAAACGTAATCCTAGGAATAGTAAGCAGTCTGTCCAGAGATAAGGCCCCTGTGCTGGCAGTACCCAACAGATCCAGCTGGGCTAACGTCAG TTTTGACAGTGAAGTTGGGCTTCAAATGAGTTCAGGAAGTTCTGTCACCACCATTAGAAGTGACTGCCCTTCATCTGTCACAAAATTTG ctCAAATTCTCAAGGTTCTCTCAGTCATCTACACACTTGTGCAGAGCAACTCATATGCTACAAAAAG GGACATCTATTATAATAATACACAGCTGTTTGGGTCACAAAACACTGTTGATGTTATAGTAGATGATATCTCCTGCATGTTGAAGATTTCACGCAGATCACTTCACGTG TTAGCCACGTCCAAGGGATTAATCTCAGGTGATCTGCGCTACATAGAGGAGGACGGCACTAGAATTAACTGCCATTCTAGTTCAACT GCTGTTCCAGTTTCATCAAACATTGGTGGGATTAGAA ATATTGTATCATCTGCAAAGTTTGTGTTGATAGTTGAGAAGGATGCAACGTTCCAGAGACTGCTGGATGCTGAGTTCTGCACAAAGCTCTCTCCCTGCATCATAATCACG GGTAAAGGCGTGCCAGATGTGAACAGCAGGTTGATGGTGAGAAAGCTTTGGGACACGCTGCACATTCCCGTCTTTGCTCTGGTCGATGCTGACCCTCATG GCATTGAGATCATGTGTATTTACAAGTACGGATCCGTG GCCATGTCATTTGAGGCCCACAGCTTGACCGTCCCCAGCGTTATGTGGCTGGGCCTCCTCCCCTCTGACATCCAGAG GTTGCGGGTTCCTGAAGACACTCTGATCCCTCTCACCAAGAGAGATGAAAGCAAACTCAACAGTCTCCTCAAAAGGCCCTACTTCCCCAGCCAACCTGACTGGCAGAAAGAG GTGGAACTGATGCGGCAGTCAAAGGTCAAGGCTGAACTACAGTCGTTGGCAGCTATATCTCCTGATTTTCTTACCAGTGTCTACTTACCCAACAAGCTACGGTATGGAGGCTGGGTATGA
- the LOC137139910 gene encoding dual specificity protein phosphatase 7-like, with the protein MSNVTPSKSVQWLQLELGSGGASLLLLDCRSHELYESSHIETAMNLAIPGLMLRRFKKGNIPIRTIIPSHEDKEKFIRRCKTDTVVVYDESTVDWKESGASVLGLLLQKLWEDGCKAYYLEGGFVKFQTEYPEHCETLLDSSCPSSSPPLSVLGFGNLRISSDCSDGESDREPNSATEPEESPVPSNQPAFPVQILPYLYLGCAKDSTNLDVLGQYNIKYILNVTPNLPNMFEHDGHFRYKQIPISDHWSQNLSQFFPEAISFIDEARSKQCGILVHCLAGISRSVTVTVAYLMQRLNLSLNDAYDFVKRKKSNISPNFNFMGQLLDFERTLGRHSPCDNRSTSEEKLFFTTPTNHNVFQLDRLEST; encoded by the exons ATGTCTAATGTGACGCCGAGTAAAAGCGTGCAATGGCTGCAACTGGAGTTGGGGTCCGGAGGCGCCTCTCTGCTCCTGCTGGACTGCCGCTCACATGAGCTCTATGAATCGTCCCACATAGAGACCGCCATGAACCTGGCCATACCGGGACTGATGCTCCGGAGGTTCAAAAAGGGCAACATACCCATCCGGACTATCATCCCCAGCCATGAGGATAAAGAGAAGTTCATCAGACGGTGCAAGACTGACACGGTCGTCGTGTACGACGAGAGCACGGTggactggaaggaaagtggagCTTCGGTTCTGGGTCTGCTTCTTCAAAAACTATGGGAAGACGGCTGCAAGGCGTATTACCTGGAAG GTGGATTTGTAAAGTTCCAAACAGAGTACCCAGAACACTGCGAGACGCTCCTCGACAGCTCCTGTCCCAGCTCCTCTCCTCCGCTGTCCGTCCTGGGCTTTGGAAACCTCCGGATCAGCTCAGATTGTTCCGATGGGGAGTCTGACCGGGAACCGAACAGTGCCACAGAGCCTGAAGAAAGCCCCGTCCCCAGCAACCAGCCTGCCTTTCCTGTCCAGATCCTTCCCTATCTTTATCTGGGCTGTGCCAAAGACTCCACTAACCTAGATGTGCTAGGCCAGTACAACATAAAGTACATCCTGAATGTCACACCCAACCTGCCCAACATGTTTGAGCACGACGGCCACTTCAGGTACAAACAGATTCCCATTTCTGACCACTGGAGTCAAAACCTGTCCCAGTTTTTCCCAGAGGCCATATCATTTATAG ATGAGGCTCGATCGAAGCAGTGCGGCATCCTGGTCCACTGCTTGGCGGGGATCAGTCGCTCGGTCACAGTCACCGTGGCTTACCTGATGCAGAGGCTCAATCTTTCTCTCAATGATGCTTATGACTTTGTCAAGAGGAAGAAGTCCAACATTTCCCCAAACTTCAACTTCATGGGTCAGCTGCTGGACTTTGAGAGGACGCTGGGACGACACAGTCCCTGTGATAATCGTTCTACCAGTGAGGAGAAGCTCTTCTTCACCACACCAACCAATCATAATGTCTTCCAGCTGGACAGGCTGGAGTCGACGTGA